In Bombus pyrosoma isolate SC7728 linkage group LG2, ASM1482585v1, whole genome shotgun sequence, a genomic segment contains:
- the LOC122577790 gene encoding SWI/SNF-related matrix-associated actin-dependent regulator of chromatin subfamily B member 1, which yields MALRTYGDKPISFQVEENGEYYCIGSEVGNYLRLFRGSLYKRYPGMFRRSITNDERKKLVELGLSQHVLASSVSLLRASEVEDIIEGNDDKYKAVSVHSTEPPAPREGKSKKSMPWVPSLPNSSHLDAVPQATPINRNRVHNKKVRTFPLCFDDTDPSANLENAAQQEMLVPIRLDMEIEGQKLRDTFTWNKNESLITPEQFAEVLCDDLDLNPLTFVPAIAQAIRQQIEAFPQETILEDQCDQRVIIKLNIHVGNTSLVDQVEWDMSEKENNPEKFAMKLCAELGLGGEFVTAIAYSVRGQLSWHQRTYAFSEAPLPTVEVPFRPPSEADQWAPFLETLTDAEMEKKIRDQDRNTRRMRRLANTTPGW from the exons atggCATTACGTACATATGGTGATAAACCAATAAGTTTCCAAGTAGAGGAAAATGgagaatattattgtattgGTTCAGAAGTGGGCAATTATCTACGCCTATTTCGAGGATCATTATACAAACGTTACCCTGGAATGTTCAGGAGATCCATTACAAATGATGaacgtaaaaaattagtaGAGCTTGGCTTAAGTCAACATGTACTTGCATCTAGTGTATCTCTCTTAAGAGCTAGTGAAGTAGAAGATATTATCGAGGGTAATGATGATAAGTATAAAGCTGTATCAGTACATTCAACAGAACCTCCAGCTCCTAGGGAAGGAAAATCAAAAAAATCGATGCCTTGGGTGCCTAGTTTACCAAATAGTTCACACTTGGATGCTGTACCTCAAGCTACACCAATTAATCGTAACAGAgtacataataaaaaagtcAGAACATTTCCTTTATG TTTTGATGACACAGATCCATCAGCAAACTTAGAAAATGCAGCACAACAAGAAATGTTAGTTCCAATTCGATTAGATATGGAAATTGAAGGACAAAAATTGAGGGATACTTTCACGTGGAATAAAAATG aaagtcTCATAACTCCTGAACAATTTGCTGAGGTATTATGTGATGATTTAGATTTAAATCCATTAACCTTTGTACCAGCCATTGCACAAGCCATAAGACAACAAATAGAGGCTTTTCCACAAGAAACAATTTTAGAAGATCAGTGTGATCAACGAGTTATAATTAAGTTAAACATACATGTAGGAAATACATCTTTAGTAGATCAAGTAGAATGGGATATgtctgaaaaagaaaataatcctGAGAAGTTTGCAATGAAACTGTGTGCTGAATTAGGACTTGGTGGAGAATTTGTTACTGCTATTGCTTACAG tGTACGAGGACAATTATCATGGCACCAAAGAACCTATGCATTTTCTGAAGCACCTTTACCTACTGTAGAAGTACCTTTTAGACCACCTTCAGAAGCTGATCAATGGGCTCCATTTTTGGAAACATTAACAGATGcagaaatggaaaagaaaatacgcgATCAAGATAGAAATACGCG GCGTATGAGACGTTTAGCAAACACTACACCTGGATGGTAA
- the LOC122577791 gene encoding putative tricarboxylate transport protein, mitochondrial → MDISSLIYKSSQQTSTISTFHNNPFPRRPWITDTGAAAAVSHSGVKGIVAGGITGGIEICITYPTEYVKTQLQLDGKAGSGKQYSGILDCVKKTIKNRGFFGLYRGLSVLLYGSIPKSAVRFGSFEKMKELLVDSNGKLTTQNSLIAGLCAGASEAIFAVTPMETIKVKFINDQRSANPKYKGFFHGVGMITKEYGFRGIYQGLTPTILKQGSNQAIRFCTMETLKDWYKGGNKDVVIPKVVTGFFGACAGALSVFGNTPIDVVKTRMQGLEASKYKNSIDCVKQIWINEGPMAFYKGTIPRLSRVCLDVGITFMIYDSFKEFFDRLWP, encoded by the exons ATGGATATCAGTTCATTGATATACAAATCATCGCAACAAACAAGTACAATTTCAACATTCCATAACAATCCTTTTCCTCGTAGACCTTGGATTACTGATACGGGAGCTGCAGCGGCTGTCAGTCATAGCGGTGTTAAAGGAATTGTGGCTg GAGGTATTACCGGCggtatagaaatatgtatcaCTTACCCAACTGAATATGTAAAAACACAGCTACAACTTGATGGGAAAGCTGGATCTGGTAAACAATATTCAGGAATATTGGATTGTGTGAAAAAAACCATAAAAAATCGTGGATTCTTTGGTCTATACAGGGGTCTTTCAGTATTACTTTATGGTTCAATACCAAAGTCAGCTGTACGCTTTGGTTcctttgaaaaaatgaaagaattgtTAGTAGATTCAAATGGAAAACTTACTACACAGAATAGTCTTATAGCAGGACTATGTGCAGGTGCATCTGAAGCTATTTTTGCAGTTACTCCTATGGAGacaattaaagtaaaattcataaatgaTCAAAGATCTGCTAATCCAAAATATAAAGGATTCTTTCATGGAGTAGGGATGATTACCAAGGAATATG GATTTAGAGGCATATATCAAGGACTAACACCTACAATTTTAAAGCAAGGATCAAACCAAGCAATTAGATTTTGTACCATGGAAACATTAAAAGATTGGTATAAAGGTGGAAATAAAGATGTAGTTATACCAAAAGTAGTTACTGGATTTTTTGGTGCATGTGCTGGGGCATTATCTGTTTTTGGAAATACTCCAATTGATGTTGTAAAAACTAGAATGCag GGTCTAGAAGCCtcaaaatataagaatagtATAGATTGTGTGAAACAAATATGGATCAATGAAGGGCCAATGGCATTTTATAAAGGAACTATCCCAAGATTAAGTAGAGTATGTTTAGATGTTGGCATAAcatttatgatttatgattccttcaaagaattttttgaTCGGCTTTGGCCTtga